The Daucus carota subsp. sativus chromosome 7, DH1 v3.0, whole genome shotgun sequence genome window below encodes:
- the LOC135147713 gene encoding uncharacterized protein LOC135147713: protein MIEAESSLPALPEGEKISEEMQQKRDLLVLIKAKPPRKGKLNLFPRQSMSELVGRAEAAQYAEGQREPVNEVSDQIYGMMFEMLGNLQLMVCALPTREVTQAVLDEELSKLATAAFPNQAQELYRTHYIRAARGMVRKLLMDNDKVIVEAEPVGKEVPLPEPVGKGKGIDMAEPTASEEGEFDVNAYLYLLS from the exons ATGATTGAGGCCGAGTCTTCTTTGCCTGCATTGCCTGAAGGTGAAAAAATTTCTGAAGAAATGCAGCAAAAGCGAGATCTGTTGGTGTTGATCAAGGCAAAACCTCCGAGGAAAGGGAAACTAAATCTGTTTCCGCGACAGAGCATGTCAGAGCTTGTCGGAAGAGCTGAGGCTGCACAATATGCTGAAGGACAGCGCGAGCCCGTCAATGAGGTTTCAGATCAAATTTACGGGATGATGTTCGAAATGTTGGGCAATTTGCAGCTGATGGTATGTGCGTTGCCTACACGTGAGGTCACACAAGCCGTACTGGATGAGGAACTGAGCAAATTAGCCACTGCAGCTTTTCCAAACCAAGCCCAGGAGTTATATCGGACTCACTACATCCGGGCAGCTAGGGGAATGGTTCGCAAACTCCTCATGGATAATGACAAGGTCATTGTAGAG GCAGAGCCAGTGGGGAAGGAAGTTCCTCTGCCAGAGCCAGTAGGGAAGGGTAAGGGGATTGATATGGCAGAGCCTACGGCGAGCGAAGAAGGGGAATTTGATGTGAATGCCTATTTATACCTTTTATCCTAG